A segment of the Deltaproteobacteria bacterium genome:
TTTGACGGCTGACATTCAAGAACTCTACAAAAAATCCTTCAGTAATCGGCGTCGCAAACGACAGCGGAAGATAGCGGCGATTCCAAGAGCCGCCACTCTCGTACCTCTTGGTTCAAGTCACAACCAGTAACCAGATGAAGACCAACGACGCGAGCAGACTGAGTACACTCCGAACTGCATGAAGTTGGCCCCACTTCTCAAGTAAGGCTCGCGTCTCAGGAGACGAAAGATCTCGTCCAGGCTCAAGCAAGGTATGATTCGTGGGCATGATCACGATGAAGGTAAAGGGAACCACTGCGCCGAGGAGAATGGCGCCGACCAGCCACATACCGCCAGCGCCAAACAGCCACGCCGAAACCCCACTGACAAAACCAATGATCGCCAACGAGGCTTGCATCACCGTCGCGCGCTTATAGCTGGGAGCCCACTGCAGCGCCGCCGCCGTTGTCTCACAACTCAGACGCGCGGGATGCTCGACGAGATTGATGTAAATCGCCGCACCGGTAAACAACGTACAACTCAGCACTGCAAGAAATTCGACCACGACAAGCATTGAGATTCCTTTCCGTGCCCATTTAATGGTCACTGTGCTTGTCAGCGTATACAGGGATTGGTCCACCTGCCAAGACGCATGATCGGCCGCCACCATCCATGCGCAGGACCTGCGTGCCGTCGTCCCCAGGGATCAATACGCTTCTGGTACGGCACGCAGTTGCCTTATTTGCTCTTATCGCCAGACTCCGGAGGCATTCGACTGATAGCCTAACGAGCGGTATGTCGCATCAACGAGACTCTGACCGCGATCGGTCAGCAATGTCCCGGCTCCCATGCGATTCATCGTGTAACCAAAAGACATCTCGGCCTTCGGATCAGCAAAACCAAACGATCCGCCTGCACCAACATGCCCAAAAGCTTCTTCACTGGTGATGGCACTCTCACGCACACCAGCGGGTGCATGACGATTATCCATCGATTTCATAAAACCCAAAGCGAAACGTGACGGCATCACAAGCACGGCATCTCTTCCGGTTGCGGAAGCCACTGCCCCCATACGGGCCAGCGTATCAGAGTCCACAAGTTGTACTCCGTTGAGGGTGCCACCACAGGCAAGTGGGGCATACATCCCGGCTAAACCGCGGGCGTTGGTAATACCGCCAGCACCGCCAATTTCCGCCGCATGGGCAGCGCGCGTGTCGTATTCCGGCTTGGCGCCCATGTAGCCACCGGAGTTGAGGATCGCAAGTGAGGCTAAGGAGCCCTGCGTTACCAACTCTTTATACAACAGGCTGTTCTGATCTGGTGCCGCGGCGATCATTGGCGCGACCCGCGGCTCTTTATCTTCCGGCAGGCCAATCCAGAAATCCAATCCCAGCGGTTTGGCCACTTCATCGCGGAAGAAGGTGCCAAGGGATTTGCCTGACACGCGACGAACGACCTCTCCAACTAACCAACCGATAGTGAGAGCATGATAGCCATTGCGGGTACCTGGTTCCCAGAACGGCTCTTCTTTCGCCAGCGCATTTCCCATTAAATCCCAATTCGCATACGCCCCCTGGGGGAGTTGTGCACGCACCGCCGGTAAACCAGCCTGATGATTCAGCAGCATCTTCACCGGGATTTGCCCTTTGCCGGCCTGGCCAAACTCTGGCCAGTAGGTCGCCACCGGTGCATCGAGGTCGAGTTTCCCACGTGAGGCTAATATGTGAGCACACAAGGCCGTTGCACCTTTGGTCGAGGAAAAAACGATACTGACGGTATCTGCATTCCACGGCGTTTGTGTATCAGGACGAGCAAAGCCGCCCCACAGATCGACCACGGTGCGCCCACGTACCGTCACACATACTGATGCGCCGACTTCGCCACGTTCGCGGAAATTGCGTTCAAATTCGTTCCGCACCTGCTGAAATTGCGGATCACATGAGCCATGTACTTCCATTGAGTTTCCCTCCTTCTTGCTGAGGCCTCTCGCGTAGTGATTGCTCTTTGTCGTATGCTATCGAGCCAGATCAGGAAAGAGGGGATGTAGATGTCCTTGTAGAGACACCCCCGGCAGGGCGTCTCTACGCTAAATCAGGCCACAAGAGATTAGCACAGCGGCGATGTCACCCTGAGCGGAGCGAAGGGTCTCGCAAAGAGATTCTTCGCGTTGCTCAGAATGACAGATCCGCAGAGACCAAAGCGGAAACTCTACGAATGTTCTGGGTTTCGATTTAGTAGAAGGAGAACACTCAATGACGCGATCAACAGCAAATAGCGGAACAGGGGGATGTCTGTGTGGAGCGGTGCGCTATCGTTACGAAGGTGAACCCACGACCATTGGGCTTTGTCAGTGCGAACGTTGCCAGCGACAGTCGGGGTCGGCATTTCTCATTGGTGTGATCTTTCCCAAACACGCCGTGACTATTGAAGGGCCATTAGCAGTCTACGAAGCCGCAGTTGATGGCACCAACCGGTTGCAACGACACTTCTGCCCGACGTGTGGCTCGGCAGTATCGATCACACTCGATCGCTATCCCGACATTCGCTCAATGATGGGTGGCACCTTGGACGACAAGAGCATCATCAAGCCGACCTTTAGTGTCTGGTGTTCAGCAGGCCAGCCGTGGCTGACGTTACCCGAAGGTGTCGCCTGTTTCGCCGACTATCCAGACGGGACATTTGGTGGTTGAGCTATGAGCATGCGACCGTCGGATCGGTGAGCAGTGCCCATCCTACGCAGAACCGCTATAGCCTGTAGCGCGCGCTGTGCGCACGATGTCCTTGCCTGGACCGCTCTCCGTGCGCACAGCGCACGCTACTATCCAGATGGGACGTTTGGCAGATAGCCTTGTTGCATTTGCCGGCCATTGAGAACAGCAACGACTCCCTTCCCTTGATTTTTCCATGTACACCCGCAGCCTCACACACAATCCATTGCTCCTCTGTGCCTACCACGGCTTGGTGATGGCGTTGTTTCCCTTCGCCATCATTACGTTGCTGTGGAAAGATCAGTTCGGCTTACCAATGACCGAGCTCATGATCCTACAAGCGGTCTTTGGCGTCGTGGTAGCAGCGTTGGAATTTCCCTCTGGTTACGTAGCTGACCGTCTCGGTTATCGTCCGACGCTGTTGGGGGCTGCGATCTTTAGTGTCCTCGGCTGGTCAGTGTATCTCGTTGCTTCTGACTTCTGGACCGTGGCTTTGCCTTCTATTGCTGTCTCACGGTCACGCGTGGCTTGAACGGACCGTTACTTCACACCGAAGAGCAACGACGGATTCCCTCAAGCGATCGCGCAGACTTAATCTCGTTACGCAGCTTCGTGTTTCGAGGCAATTTCGTATGGCTTGGCCCAACTGTTGGGTATATGGTCGATCGAGTCGGGCAGCATCACGAGTGCGAGTCGCCGCCGCAGTCATGGTGACTGCGATACCGGAGTTGTAGCCTTCGGGATCGCCATGTTGTTCGCAGAGGCTAAGCGAGTCAAAACCCACCTGTTCCATCTCCTGCATGTGCTCAAACGCGCTGGAGTACAACTCTGGCCACGGCTGGAACCATTCACTGCGGGAAGGATTGCGAAAATCATATAAGACACCAAATTTCACGATTGCCCTCCTTGTTTCGGCTACGGCATCAATTTTTGCTGTCGAATACATTTTCTTGTCAACCGAGTAAAAACTACTTGATTGTATAATTATACATTCGTATAAATAAAAACATGACGCGACCGAGCAGGAATATCGATCAAGTGCTGATTGCTACCGCGCGTGAGTTGTTACCGGAAACTGGTTGTCGAGGTTTTTCGATCCGTCAGCTCACCGACCGAGCCGGGGTGAACCTTGGCATGTTTCATTACCACTTTAAGAAGCGCGAGGAGTTTTTGGCGCACGTGTTACACGAGGTGTATCAGGAGATGTTCGCAACGCTCACATTTCAGGCTCATGCTGACCGTCCGCCAGTGGAGCATCTCCGCGCTGCTTTGACCGTCCTCGGTCACTTTGCCCGTGATAATCGCCAATTGATGCGTCGCTTGATGGCAGATGCCATGAGCGACGACCCCACTGCGGTAGAATTCTTTCGCCGTCATTTCCCGTTGCATCTGGCAGTGCTGGCTCAACTCGTCGTCGCGGGCCAGCAAGCAGGGCTGCTGCGAAAGATGCCTCCTCTCCAAGCAATCACCTTCCTTGCTAGTGGGATCGCTATGCCCAACATCTTGGCGACTATGTTCACCAGTCAGGGTGGACTTCCTGCAGCAATGATCGAACGCCTCAATAACGATGTGCTGAGTGACGCCGCTATCGCCCAACGCGTCGATATGGCGATTCGGGGACTGAGCACAGGAAAGTGAGGGAAAGTATGCCTCGTTTCTTGATCCAACACAAAAAGTTATTGTTCCTTCTGGTAATCTTCAGTGTGGTCGGAGTGTTGATCGGCATGCGACAAGTGCGCGGTGTTACTGTTGAGGTTATTTCAGTGCAGGCACAGCCACTTATCCAAACGGTCATCGCCACCGGTCGAGTTATGAGTCCCGCTCGCGTAGATATTGGCTCGGTGATCACCGGCCGCGTGGCACGGGTACTCGTGGAAGAAGGCGACCGTGTCGAGGCTGGCCAAGTGTTGATTGAGCTAGAAAATTACGAATTGATAGCGGCACTACGACAAGCTGAAGCCAACGAACAACAAGCCCGTGTACGGGTCGCTACCGTTTCAGAAGTAGGGCTTGCTACGGCAAATGAAACCCTCGCGCAAGCCCAGGCAACGCTTGACTGGTCGGAGCGGGAAATACGTCGCTATCAAGATCTCTTAGCAGAGGGAGTGTTGAGCCGCGCTCGTTTCGATGAAGTTGAACGTGCCTATCGAGTCGCCAAAAGTCAGCATGAAGCGGCCCAGACCCAAGTGAAAGCGCAACGCCAGTCTGGTGCACAAACCCGTGAAGCCCAGGCACGATTATCCGAAGCGATGGCTGCTCGTGAACTCGCTGCAGCCAAGCTAGCCCAGACCCAACTGCGCGCGAGTGCCGCCAGTACCGTCCTCACGCGTGACGTTGAACCAGGCGACATCGTGCAACCAGGGAAAAAACTCCTCGCCCTTGCCACTGCCGGTGAGACGCGCATTACCGCGCAGATCGACGAAAAGAACCTCCCGTTTCTCAAGGTCGGCGAGACAGCACTCGCGTCAGCCGATGCGTTTCCTGGCAGTAAATTCTCCGCGGAACTGTACTACCTGGCCCCAAGTGTCGATCCCGAACGTGGCACTGTTGAAGCACGGTTTCGTATTCCTGAACCTCCTGCACATTTGCGGGCGGATATGACCCTCACCGTCGAAGTCCGTGCTGCCCACAAAGAACATGCGTTCGTGGTTCCGCTTGAAGCGGTACGTGGAGTCACGAGTGGCACGCCTACCCTGCTCATTGTCCAGGAAGGGAGAGTCGTGAGCCAATCAGTCACGACTGGCATGCAAGCCGACGGACACATTGAGATCCTTCGCGGTGTACAAGCTGGCGAGCACGTTGTCCTCAACGCGGTGGTCACCCCAGGTACACGTGTTCGTCCTCGCCTTATTGCCAACACACGAAGTGAGGTGCTCTCATGATGAAATTCGAGCGTACCTTAGCCTTACGGTTCCTCCGCGAGGGCCGTATGCAAACGGCCTTGATCATTGGCGGTACAAGCATTGGTGTCAGCCTCATCATCTTTATTACCGGCGTCATCACCGGTGTCCAAGCCGACCTGGTTGACCGCACCTTAGGAACCCAGTCACATATAGTGATTCGCCCCCCTGACGAAGTGAATTCTCCACAATTCTACAACGGCTACAGGCCAGTCGTTCTTGCCACGACCCAAGCGCGGGCACAACGCCTGCGTTCGATTGATCAGTGGCAGTATCTCGCCGCTGAGCTTGCGACACTGCCAGAAGTTGTTGCCCTTACCCCGACAGTTTCAGGTCCCGGATTCGTCTTGCGCGGGGAAGTGGATAAGTCAATCACGATATACGGCATCGACCCGGAACCCTATGTTCAGGTGACCAAGTTGGACGAGAAGATTGTTACGGGGAGTCTTGATCTCAACCCTGATGACGCGATTATTGGCATCGAGCTGGCGAAAGACCTTGGGGTCGGCGTCGGCGATAAAGTGTATCTCAAGACTGCCCGTAGTACTGGTAGCGCCTTCAACATTCGCGGGATTTACGACATCGGCAATCGCGATGCCAATCGTCGCCTTGTCTATGTTAACTTGCGCACCGGCCAGGCGATCCTTGATCTTGCGGGTGGGGCATCGAGTCTCGATATCGCAGTAAAAGATGTCTTTACTGCGGAAAAGATAGCCTCTACGTTGCGGCAGCGCACCGATCAAAAAGTCGAGAGCTGGGAACAAACCAATCGTGAGTTGTACACCGCTCTGGCAAACCAAACCATCATGACACGGATCGTGCGAACGTTCGTTGCGGTCATTGTCGCGATCGGCATCACCAGCGTACTGGTTGTGTCGGTTGTCCAGAAGCAGAAAGAGATCGGCATTCTCCGCGCCATTGGTGCGTCGCGTGGAGATATTCTACGCGTGTTTCTGATTCAGGGTGCGGTTATTGGAGTCATCGGAGCCATTGTTGGTTGCGTCGTTGGCACTGGATTGATGGCACTCGGTAGTCGTGTGTTACGCGCGGCTGATGGTTCGACGTTATTTCAGGTCCAGTTTTCACCAGAGTTGTATGCCAGTGCCGCATTGGTTGCATTAGTCTTTGGTTTACTTGCGGCTACGGTACCTGCGCGTCGCGCCGCGGGTCTCGACCCTGCGAAAGCAATACGGGTGTAAATCACAGGAACTCTGTATGTCAACGCCCATTATCGCGCTTGATGATGTTCGTAAGACCTATAACGAGGGCACACCAATCGCACAGGAAGTGTTACACGGTGTGAGCTTCACGGTAAATAAAGGCGAGTTCACGGCACTGATTGGTCCGTCGGGCTCGGGCAAAAGTACCCTCCTCAACATTCTCGGTTTGTTGGAGCCTGCCAGTAGCGGATCGTATCGCTTGAACGGTCAGGAAGTTGGTCAAGCCAGTGAAGACGAACGTACGCGGGCTCGATTATCAACGTTAGGCTTTGTTTTTCAGTTTCATCATCTCTTGCCCGCGTTCACCGCGCTAGAGAACGTCTTAATGCCTGCCTTGATGCGAGACCGCGACTACACGTCAACCTGCCGCACCGAAGCTCTCCAGTTGTTAGAAGCTGTCGGGCTCGCCCATGCGGTCAACAAGAAACCAACTGCCCTTTCCGGCGGTATGCAGCAACGCGTGGCGATTGCCCGCTCGTTGATCTTGACGCCCAAGATCGTGCTGGCTGACGAACCGACGGGCAATCTCGATACCCAAACCGCAGATGACATCTTCGCACTGTTACGTCGCTTCAATCAGGAACGCGGTACGGCATTTTTGATCGTCACTCATGACCCACGCCTGGCTGAACGTTGTGATCGGAAGATTCGCTTGGTCGATGGGGTCATCGCTGAAGACGTTCGAGAACCGGCACATTAGTTTGCCTTCCTTTTTCTCCTCCAACCTCAAGCCTAATGAACTTTGACGGGCAAAATCGGTAATGCCGCCTATTACCCATCTCGCCGCAGAAATCCCCCGCGCTCTGCGCGGCCCCCTTTATCAAAGGGGGCCGTTCCAATTCCCCCCTTTGTAAAGGGGGGCTAGGGGGGATTTTGTCAGCCGCGTATTACCGAAGTTGATTGTCAAAACTCATTAGCCTTTCTTTGTTACACATTGTTACAATCCGTTACCAAGTTGAGAAGACTTGCGGTGTGGGAACACCTATATTCGTTGGTGAAAGTTCTCATACCAGAGGAGGTTGTTATGAAACGGAAGCTTTTGGTCATCATTGCTGGAGTGGCAACGGTCATTGGGGCTTTGTCTTGGGGAGCATACGCGCATAGAGGACATGGACGTCATGGAGTTGAGTGGGTTGCCAAGCGGCTCAATCTTGATGAGCAGCAAAAGGTCAAGCTCGAAGCTATTCATCAAGCGATCAAACAGGCGCGGCAGGAGTTCCGCAATGAGCGAACTCAGCTGTTCGATGAGATCGTAGCCCAGATCGAGAGTAACCAGCTTGATCAAACGAAAGTGCTGCAACTCTTCGAGCAGCGACAAGCCGCGCTGAGTCAGGTCGCCCCTCAGATCGTCGCGAGAGTCGCTGAACTGCACGCGACGTTGACTCCTGAACAGAAAACTAAGGTCATTGACCATCTTGAACGGATGAGAGAGCGGATGCAGCATCATCATGATGAGTCAGAGTAAATGACCTAATCCCCGGTGATCGCGGTTACACATGTCAACCATCCTCATCATCGATGATGATCGCAGCTTGACCGAACTGCTCAAGACCTATCTGCAGCAGTTCGGTCTACAAGTGTTAACCGCGGCACGCCCGGATGAGGGGTTGAAGCTCTTACGCACCCATGCGCCGGCATTGATTATTCTCGATATCATGTTGCCGGATCGCGATGGCTTCAGCATGTGTCGAGAGATCCGCAGCGAAAGCAACGTGCCGATCATTATGCTGACGGCACGGGGTGAACTCGCCGACCGTGTGGCTGGACTCGAACTTGGTGCCGATGACTATCTGGCAAAGCCATTTGAGCCGCGCGAATTGGTCGCCCGGGTGCAGTCGCTGCTGAGGCGTGCAGGAACAGTACCGACTCCTGTGTCGCCTGTGGAACACCTCCAAGCCGAGGATTTGACGATTGACCTCCGTGGGCGGCGGGTGTGGTTGCATGAGACCGAGCTTGATCTCACCACCTCTGAGTTTGAGGTCCTGACCCTCTTTCTGCACCGTCCTGGGACGGTGCTTGGCAGAGAGGAAATTATGGATAAGCTCCGCGGCATCGACTGGGAAGCCTACAACCGCTCGATCGATGTCGCCGTCAGCCGCTTACGGCAAAAGCTCCAGGACGATCCTAAACACCCACGCTACATCAAAACCGTCTGGGGCACTGGCTATTTGTTCTTACCAACCCCAGTGACCGCGCGCCACGAGAGCGCTCGTGCTCCGCAGGGAAAAAAGAAATCTCCCAATACCACTGAGAAAGACAAGTGAAATCCAGCGCCTTTTTCACTACCCTCCAGAAGCGCCTCGTCTTTCTCCGACGCTCGTTGTTCCTCAAGTTGGTGCTTGTCTACACCGGCACGACGGTAGTGTTAATGCTCACCGTTGGGGCTATTTTCCATTTGACGTTCGATCGTTCAGAATTTGCTGAGACGCCACTGGGCAAACATCTGCAAAGGTATGTCGACTATTTGGCAGACGAACTGGGAAACCCGCCACAACACGAGAAAGCCCAATTGTTGGCGCAAGAGTTGGGTATACACATTCGGGTGCGCACGACAGATGGAGAATGGTCCACGATGCCGTCAGTCCCCTCAGCCAATGAGCTGAGAGAGGTTTTTCCCCAGTCACAGCCTCGGCGCTTCGGTCGGTATCGTGAACACTTTTTCGCTACTCTGGACCGACAGCATGTGCAGTATACGTTTCTCTTTCCGCGTGAGCCGTTTCGCCGCGGCCCTCGTCGGGTATTGTTGTGGCTCATCACGGTGATTGGTTTGATTCTCGCAGGCAGTTACCTGGTTGTCCGTTGGCTCTTTCGTCCTCTGCATTGGCTGAATACCGGCGTACAGGAGATTGCGCGCGGCAACTTTGCCTATGAGGTCCCGGCGCGAACGGTTGACGAACTGGGTCGGTTAACCACTTCATTCAATCACATGATCACGCAAGTCCGGCAGATGCTGCAAGCCCGGCAACAGTTATTGCTCGATGTTAGTCATGAACTGCGCTCGCCACTGACACGCATGAAAGTAGCGCTGGAGTTTGTGTCGGATCAATCCATTCGTGAACAGCTCCAACGCGACACCCGTGAGTTAGAGACGATGGTGACGGAGTTGTTGGAGACAGAACGTCTGTCCAGCAGCTATGGAGCATTAAGCAAAACTGAAATTGATCTGGTGAGGCTTGTACAAGAGGTAGTGAGCGCGTATCAGGGCCGACAACCGGCGGTACAACTCGTCGCTGCTCCAGACACGCTTTTGCTGGAAATCGATGCTGACCGCGTACGCATTGCGTTGCGTAACGTGGTCGATAATGCGCTGAAGTATACACCTCCTATCGGCCCACCAGTGGAAATTCGCGTGTTCCATGATGCCGCTCATGTCAGTGTCTCTGTTAGTGATCACGGGCCAGGTATTACGCCTGAAGATCAAGCCCATGTGTTCGAACCGTTTTACCGCGTGGACAAATCGCGTGGGAGGGATACTGGTGGGTATAGACTGGGACTGAGTCTGACGAAAAAGATTATGCTTGCACACGATGGTGCTGTTCTTTTGTCGAGTGTAGAGGGCGAAGGCAGTACGTTTACCTTGCAACTGCCAAGATAAGGAAAGAGAACGCTCTCGACTGAATTCTCTATAGCGATTTTCAGTTGGCTTTATCCTGCGCATTACCCCCACCCGTTCTCGCTGCGCTCGATCTTCCCTCTCCCTGCCAGGGAGAGGGCTAGGCTGAGGGTCGAATGTTGGGAATTAGGAT
Coding sequences within it:
- a CDS encoding ABC transporter ATP-binding protein, which codes for MSTPIIALDDVRKTYNEGTPIAQEVLHGVSFTVNKGEFTALIGPSGSGKSTLLNILGLLEPASSGSYRLNGQEVGQASEDERTRARLSTLGFVFQFHHLLPAFTALENVLMPALMRDRDYTSTCRTEALQLLEAVGLAHAVNKKPTALSGGMQQRVAIARSLILTPKIVLADEPTGNLDTQTADDIFALLRRFNQERGTAFLIVTHDPRLAERCDRKIRLVDGVIAEDVREPAH
- a CDS encoding DUF1772 domain-containing protein, translating into MLVVVEFLAVLSCTLFTGAAIYINLVEHPARLSCETTAAALQWAPSYKRATVMQASLAIIGFVSGVSAWLFGAGGMWLVGAILLGAVVPFTFIVIMPTNHTLLEPGRDLSSPETRALLEKWGQLHAVRSVLSLLASLVFIWLLVVT
- a CDS encoding HAMP domain-containing histidine kinase; amino-acid sequence: MKSSAFFTTLQKRLVFLRRSLFLKLVLVYTGTTVVLMLTVGAIFHLTFDRSEFAETPLGKHLQRYVDYLADELGNPPQHEKAQLLAQELGIHIRVRTTDGEWSTMPSVPSANELREVFPQSQPRRFGRYREHFFATLDRQHVQYTFLFPREPFRRGPRRVLLWLITVIGLILAGSYLVVRWLFRPLHWLNTGVQEIARGNFAYEVPARTVDELGRLTTSFNHMITQVRQMLQARQQLLLDVSHELRSPLTRMKVALEFVSDQSIREQLQRDTRELETMVTELLETERLSSSYGALSKTEIDLVRLVQEVVSAYQGRQPAVQLVAAPDTLLLEIDADRVRIALRNVVDNALKYTPPIGPPVEIRVFHDAAHVSVSVSDHGPGITPEDQAHVFEPFYRVDKSRGRDTGGYRLGLSLTKKIMLAHDGAVLLSSVEGEGSTFTLQLPR
- a CDS encoding GFA family protein encodes the protein MTRSTANSGTGGCLCGAVRYRYEGEPTTIGLCQCERCQRQSGSAFLIGVIFPKHAVTIEGPLAVYEAAVDGTNRLQRHFCPTCGSAVSITLDRYPDIRSMMGGTLDDKSIIKPTFSVWCSAGQPWLTLPEGVACFADYPDGTFGG
- a CDS encoding beta-lactamase family protein, yielding MEVHGSCDPQFQQVRNEFERNFRERGEVGASVCVTVRGRTVVDLWGGFARPDTQTPWNADTVSIVFSSTKGATALCAHILASRGKLDLDAPVATYWPEFGQAGKGQIPVKMLLNHQAGLPAVRAQLPQGAYANWDLMGNALAKEEPFWEPGTRNGYHALTIGWLVGEVVRRVSGKSLGTFFRDEVAKPLGLDFWIGLPEDKEPRVAPMIAAAPDQNSLLYKELVTQGSLASLAILNSGGYMGAKPEYDTRAAHAAEIGGAGGITNARGLAGMYAPLACGGTLNGVQLVDSDTLARMGAVASATGRDAVLVMPSRFALGFMKSMDNRHAPAGVRESAITSEEAFGHVGAGGSFGFADPKAEMSFGYTMNRMGAGTLLTDRGQSLVDATYRSLGYQSNASGVWR
- a CDS encoding periplasmic heavy metal sensor, whose translation is MKRKLLVIIAGVATVIGALSWGAYAHRGHGRHGVEWVAKRLNLDEQQKVKLEAIHQAIKQARQEFRNERTQLFDEIVAQIESNQLDQTKVLQLFEQRQAALSQVAPQIVARVAELHATLTPEQKTKVIDHLERMRERMQHHHDESE
- a CDS encoding TetR/AcrR family transcriptional regulator, producing the protein MTRPSRNIDQVLIATARELLPETGCRGFSIRQLTDRAGVNLGMFHYHFKKREEFLAHVLHEVYQEMFATLTFQAHADRPPVEHLRAALTVLGHFARDNRQLMRRLMADAMSDDPTAVEFFRRHFPLHLAVLAQLVVAGQQAGLLRKMPPLQAITFLASGIAMPNILATMFTSQGGLPAAMIERLNNDVLSDAAIAQRVDMAIRGLSTGK
- a CDS encoding response regulator transcription factor, which codes for MSTILIIDDDRSLTELLKTYLQQFGLQVLTAARPDEGLKLLRTHAPALIILDIMLPDRDGFSMCREIRSESNVPIIMLTARGELADRVAGLELGADDYLAKPFEPRELVARVQSLLRRAGTVPTPVSPVEHLQAEDLTIDLRGRRVWLHETELDLTTSEFEVLTLFLHRPGTVLGREEIMDKLRGIDWEAYNRSIDVAVSRLRQKLQDDPKHPRYIKTVWGTGYLFLPTPVTARHESARAPQGKKKSPNTTEKDK
- a CDS encoding ABC transporter permease gives rise to the protein MMKFERTLALRFLREGRMQTALIIGGTSIGVSLIIFITGVITGVQADLVDRTLGTQSHIVIRPPDEVNSPQFYNGYRPVVLATTQARAQRLRSIDQWQYLAAELATLPEVVALTPTVSGPGFVLRGEVDKSITIYGIDPEPYVQVTKLDEKIVTGSLDLNPDDAIIGIELAKDLGVGVGDKVYLKTARSTGSAFNIRGIYDIGNRDANRRLVYVNLRTGQAILDLAGGASSLDIAVKDVFTAEKIASTLRQRTDQKVESWEQTNRELYTALANQTIMTRIVRTFVAVIVAIGITSVLVVSVVQKQKEIGILRAIGASRGDILRVFLIQGAVIGVIGAIVGCVVGTGLMALGSRVLRAADGSTLFQVQFSPELYASAALVALVFGLLAATVPARRAAGLDPAKAIRV
- a CDS encoding efflux RND transporter periplasmic adaptor subunit, whose amino-acid sequence is MPRFLIQHKKLLFLLVIFSVVGVLIGMRQVRGVTVEVISVQAQPLIQTVIATGRVMSPARVDIGSVITGRVARVLVEEGDRVEAGQVLIELENYELIAALRQAEANEQQARVRVATVSEVGLATANETLAQAQATLDWSEREIRRYQDLLAEGVLSRARFDEVERAYRVAKSQHEAAQTQVKAQRQSGAQTREAQARLSEAMAARELAAAKLAQTQLRASAASTVLTRDVEPGDIVQPGKKLLALATAGETRITAQIDEKNLPFLKVGETALASADAFPGSKFSAELYYLAPSVDPERGTVEARFRIPEPPAHLRADMTLTVEVRAAHKEHAFVVPLEAVRGVTSGTPTLLIVQEGRVVSQSVTTGMQADGHIEILRGVQAGEHVVLNAVVTPGTRVRPRLIANTRSEVLS